Part of the Candidatus Dadabacteria bacterium genome, CGTTCCAAAAAAAATCCTGTGCCTCTCTGCGGAGTTCCCTTCCACAGCGCGGAGCCCCACATATCAAAGCTTCTCGGAAGCGGAAAGAAAGTGGCAATCTGCGAACAGGTGGGCGACCCGAAGAAAACAAGAGGGCTCGTGGAGAGGAAGGTCGTCAGGGTTCTTACCCCCGGAGCAGTTCTTGACTCGGAGAACCTCGAATCAAAAAGCAACAATTTCCTCGCGTGCGTGGCCGAAGAGAAAAACGGCTTCGCGCTTTGCTTCTGCGACATCTCGACAGGGGAGTTCAGGACGTCTTTTTTCCGCTCGCCTGAAGATCTTCTCTCCGAGCTTGCCAGTATCGACCCAAGGGAAATTCTGATCCCGGATTCCGGCACGGAACCTCCCTGGCTTAAATCCCTGCTCGACGCAAGTCCCCGCACTCTCGTGACGAAGGTTGATTCCTGGAAGTGGGAGCTTGAGAGGTGCGGGGAAATTCTAAGGGACGGATTCGCGGTTCTTACCCTCGAAGCGCTTGAGATCGAAAAATACCCCGGATGCGTCTGTGCCTGCGGAGCGCTTTTCGATTATCTTCGGGAAACCCAGAAGGGCTTCATGCCGGAAGTGGAGTTCCCGAAGTACTACGACACGGTCGACTACATGAAAATAGACGAGTGGACCGCGAAGAACCTTGAGCTTCGAAGCTCGACCGAAGGCTCGCAGAGACATTCCCTTCTGGGAATAATGGGCGAGACCCGCTCTCCAATGGGCGCGAGGCTTCTTCGCCGCTGGATGAGCTACCCGCTGCTTGACGCAGAAGAGATACGCAAAAGGCAGGAGGCCACAG contains:
- the mutS gene encoding DNA mismatch repair protein MutS, translated to MSSQTPLMSQYLSVKREYSDAILLFRLGDFYEMFYDDAKTASEILGIALTARDRSKKNPVPLCGVPFHSAEPHISKLLGSGKKVAICEQVGDPKKTRGLVERKVVRVLTPGAVLDSENLESKSNNFLACVAEEKNGFALCFCDISTGEFRTSFFRSPEDLLSELASIDPREILIPDSGTEPPWLKSLLDASPRTLVTKVDSWKWELERCGEILRDGFAVLTLEALEIEKYPGCVCACGALFDYLRETQKGFMPEVEFPKYYDTVDYMKIDEWTAKNLELRSSTEGSQRHSLLGIMGETRSPMGARLLRRWMSYPLLDAEEIRKRQEATEELLESLSAREELMEALGKVGDLERLIHRVETPSARPRDLASLRDSSFYAERLRDAMSDLGSEALVSLRERMDDFRDLRGYLEGALVDAPPVFAREGGVIREGFSPELDRLRKIQSDGRKWISALEGRERERTGIAKLKIGYNRVFGYYIEVTKSKLSSVPEDYSRRQTLAGSERFTSPELKEYEEQILTAAERIT